The following is a genomic window from Elgaria multicarinata webbii isolate HBS135686 ecotype San Diego chromosome 9, rElgMul1.1.pri, whole genome shotgun sequence.
atgcaaaaataaaaaaaatacccagccaaaaatgtgcatttctgccatagggtaaagtgtgaaaatgtgcactttggggGAATTCGTAcacatgtgaatttgcacaaattcgcatttgtGCAAGTTTGGAAACTGAAATAAATTCCAATGCTGTTGATGGgaggatgacagaatgaaaggtacCTGACAATTACACTTCCCCTTGATGACTTTATGTGTCAACACGAGGTCAGGAGTGGAGTTGCAAGGTTGGACCACACATCCCTGGGTCCCTCCATACTTACTGCAAAACTTTTGGTGAATGCTTGAAGAGAGCTTGTTATAATTCAACCGTACACTTTATGTTCAAAACTGCCAGTTGTGGGCTGTCTGAATTTAAAATATCACCACAGCCAAAACTCCATATACATAGACATAGAATTTACTCTTAGTGTTTTAGAATGCAAGCATACATATTTGTATACCCAGTAACAATGCACAAATGAGAACATATTTCAGTGTATGATATTTCAGTGTAAGACCAATTCTGGCACACTTGCATTGGCAACCTgtatgcttccgagcccaattcaaggttctACTTTTTAGATATCTAaatcgttttaaattttgtatatttatattttaatgctgtattttatgctgtattttattatctcatgaattgttgtaaactgcccagagagttttggctattgagcagtacagaaatgatgATGATACGAAGTACCAGGAGATGACTGTTTCCACTACACAAAGTCTTTCCCAAGTCCACATTCTAAATCCCTGGGGAAAATCTGTTCTACTTTGAATGTGTCATTGCCAAGTCCAAACCTTCTTTATTCTGTGATAATATGAATCCTCCCAATCATCAAAGTCCTCTGCAAAAATATACAATTTTCACTATATATTTCTCTTAATCATAAACATAACTATTTAGAAAACATACAACTCTTACCAACCGAATGCCAAGCAAACTTTTATCATAACCAGGCTATCTATAGTTCAGCTTCTCCTTTACAGCCCAAGGACAGATGAATTACCTAACTCAGATTAGTTACAATTTAGCGGTCTACTGAGTATGCACTCTTGCTTTGTAATGTTAAAAAGCAAATGCCGACCACAGGGACTCTAGACCATTGAAAAAGTTCAACCCTACCAGGCTGAATTCAACCCCTACCCTCAGTATTTTAGTAAGCAAGACAGAGCACATTCTCTACGCTTGGGTAAAGATGCTTCCAAGCTATTGAACTGAAGCTCCTTACACTAGGTTAATGCTTATTTAAAGCTGTGCTATATTAAGTGatcttttgtacacctctgtctaATCTTACGCCTTCAGCTACCTCCAGATAAAGAGAAATGCACTGAACAAAACCACTGGCAGCTGTTGACGGTGGTTCActggagattttaaaaaaggggcttctgctgctgctgggtgGTGATTGTGTAAGTGAGGGCACCAATACCCAATGACAGAGGAACAGGAGCCGCTAGCTCAGCACCATGCAAGTGTGTGGCTCCTGAATGGCTAAGAATAGTTCCTAGTAGAGCTAGAAGCATACCTTACCACACCACCTCAAGTACCAAAACCCCAGCCGCTGCTTCTCCTCTATAAACAGTGTCAGGTGGGTGCAGTTGGTGATGAAGAACGATGATGCAGGAGCAATTGCCCCCGATCCACACCACCTCCCCTGCAACTGTCCTCTGACCACTTTTCAATCCTCCAGGGTTCCAGACTCATGTTTTTGCTGCAGACAGGAAGGCTGTAGAAGATCCATTTGTTTAGCTCTTGGAGAACAGACCGTGGTATCGGCTGTTCTATCCTTTCCTTTGATGCTGCTAGCCAAGCCTTATTTTGCCTTCACTATTATTAAACAAGTGTTCTTTTCTCCTCCGCAGAACATAGACCCTGAACCACAGCACCTATCCCTAACAACACTCTTTGGAAAGCAGGAAAAATCTAGCATATACCAAGATACCTTAGAGCAGCCACAGAAGCGTCACTCAGAACACTTTCCTCTGAGGCAGGGCGTTGTGCGCTCTTTGTCCTATGAGGAACCTGGGAGACTTTCTCCCACAGCAGAGAAGCAGCTTTGTCCGGCCATTCAAAAACTGATGGTGCGTGGGGCAGAGCTTCACCCTGTCTGTGAACTCCCTGAGCACCGGCTGTGTGAGAATGGCAGCATCCCTTCTGTGGGGGAAGTTTTCACTGGACTCTTCCAGCCCGTGACTTCCCATAGCATGAGGACATCTCATCCAGTCCAGGACGCAGCCTGCACTCAGAGCTTACTGCAGCAACTGCAAGGTCAGTCGGTACAGATGACAAAAATGGAATCCAGCAATGTAGGGCCAGCAAGTTCAATTGCATCAGTCTTCAGCATGACTCCCGCTGCCTCCTCAGTGGCCCAGGTCAAGAGCATCACCCAGCCACATATGATGTACTTCAATGGCTCCCTCCCTGGCCAGACTCTGGGGCCTCCAGCCCTTGGTAAAGAACAACCCAAACTTCCTGGGCAGTCGCTTCCTCTCTCTGGGAACCAGCCTGGCAACTCTGGAGTAATTTCACCGCAGGAGTTATTAAAGAAACTCCAGATAGTGCAGCAGGAGCAACAGTTACATGTATCCAGTCGGCCAACCTTGGCAGCTAAGTTTCCTGTGGTTACTCAGAGCACAACTGCTCTGAAACCTTTGGATTCCTGGATGGACAAGGTTTCAAGCACAGAAAAGCAGCCTCCTCTTTTTCAGGTAAACCAACAATAGATTTGGTAGGATCCGAGAATCTTGATCAACAGGCTATTTGTTTGTCTACTTTCAGTATTTAAAACCAAAGTtacatctttctctttctgtaGCAAGACAATAGCTTAAATATTGGCCCATACTACTGATCTGTGAATCCTCCTCCCCAGTTCATCTCAGCAACCATTTGGGCTAAGCTTTAGTTCCCCCCCTCCTCAAGTATTCAGAAAGAAGATTTCAAAAACATTGTACTTGCCTGTCTTAGTCTAACCTGAGGAATGAAGTCCCCTAATCATGCTTCAGAGAAAACTACAAAAATAattatcctatgcatgcttaaacgCAGACAGGCAGTGGCCCTtgtgccttctctgctgtgattcctgccccctcctttcAAGTAAGGGTTTTCCCCCCTTGGAAAAAATAAGAGAGGGAACAAGCAGGAAAGGGCTTTTAGCAGCAAGGCTGTGGGCGAACACCATTTCAAATCAGCCCCTGATTCAAAAGATCTAGAGTTCTTGAAAGAAATGGGGCATGGTTTTTCAGGTGGAAGAACTACACATTTTGAGCTGAACTTCATTAGCATCGTTAGGCCATGCCCAATAATGGCCATTCACAGGTCTAAAGTGGGTTGCTGGCCCCTTCAGTCCCTGTTTGGCTTATGTGAAAGATGTCATATatgtcagtcttccccaaccttgaggcccccagatgttttggactacatctaccatcatccctgatcattggccttgctgactggggctgatgggagttataggacaccaatttggggaaggaagatatatttatttatttatttatttatttaaaacatttgtatcccgctctatatcattaagttctcagggtggcatacagataaaagcatatagaataaaataataaatatgcacagttaaaaacaaattaaaccatgaaccaagttaaaacaatatataatttaaaagcagtaaaaacaattaaaacagttaaaacaatgtgccatcttagtgaattcagACTGCTTTAAGCATATATAGGCATAAAGAAGGAAATCCGGATTTTCGTAGCCTTATATGTATGGAATATAGTTATGCTATCCCATTGGTTTCTTAACTGGTTTATAATTAGTTATACAGTTTTCTTGGGTTGCATACTTTGCTGCTGTCACATTGCATCCACATGAatctttttaaaaggcatttctcAATTATAACAGGATTGCTTTCCCTCTGCACCCACCTCCCACCAAAGTTAAATCATCTCTTTAATAATCCTCGGAAATCTCACACTTGAGCAAATTGGATTTGtgcagctgggagggcctggccTCTGGCTTTTTCTTTT
Proteins encoded in this region:
- the DCP1B gene encoding mRNA-decapping enzyme 1B isoform X2, with translation MPKNCRAHEKFGESLLEFLTVCFEFHILSNLVSSTNLAISLLTLDFSLTQQEQLKAQQGAGIGISPVTLNLGDSKEVDILRMLTKAKDEYTKCMTCSEPKQITSSSAIYSNPNLIKPIPVKPSETPHQCISEHVQNIDPEPQHLSLTTLFGKQEKSSIYQDTLEQPQKRHSEHFPLRQGVVRSLSYEEPGRLSPTAEKQLCPAIQKLMVRGAELHPVCELPEHRLCENGSIPSVGEVFTGLFQPVTSHSMRTSHPVQDAACTQSLLQQLQGQSVQMTKMESSNVGPASSIASVFSMTPAASSVAQVKSITQPHMMYFNGSLPGQTLGPPALGKEQPKLPGQSLPLSGNQPGNSGVISPQELLKKLQIVQQEQQLHVSSRPTLAAKFPVVTQSTTALKPLDSWMDKVSSTEKQPPLFQVISPQRIPATVAPSLLMSPMVFSHSASAPPKPNESGWLPVVNQEAVPSSANLLLPMQNPEPPMANSNPPTKLQLQETLLHLIQNDDNFLNIIYDAYLVSVRKAALKKPM